The Ictalurus furcatus strain D&B chromosome 12, Billie_1.0, whole genome shotgun sequence nucleotide sequence tatTTAACTATTCAAAATGTGTATTGGTCCATCTCAGgtaactttatttaatttttttacaaggTTCCTAAGCAGAAGATGGTTGCATTTTCTCAGTCCTGTTACCAAAactcatttgtcatttaaaaagcatattTAAAAGCTTCTCAAATAATTCCTTTGTTTTCCCTTGAgaaagtttattttaaagaaatggttGGTTACATTGGTtacaaataatttatatttgtgactaaaaaaaatcactatgtacagtgcatccggaaagtattcacagtgcttcactttttccacattttgttatgttacagccttactccaaaatggattaaattcattattttcctcaaaattctacaaagaataccccataatgacaacatgaaagaagtttgtttcaagtctttgcaaatttattaaaaataaaaaacaaaaaaattacatgtacataagtgttgacagcctttgccatgacactcaaaattgagctcaggtgcatcctgtttccactgatcatccttgagatgtttctacaacttgattggagtccacctgtggtaaattcagttgattggacatgatttggaaaggcacacacctgtctatataaggtcccacagttaacaatgcatgtcagagcacaaaccaagccaagaagtccaaggaactgtctgtagacctccgagacaggattgtattgaggcacagatctggggaagggtacagaaacatttctgcagcattgaaggtcccaatgagcacagtggcctccatcatccataaatggaagaagtttggaaccagcaggactcttcctagagctggccaatTGGTGTGCCTCACTCCTTCCCCGGCAGCATGACATGGGTGGGTATTTCTGGCTCCTGCATAGTATAGGTTCTTTCTAATCTTCTACTACAAAACgtaagaaagacaaagacaaaaagTTGAAGATATTATGCCAAATCCTCAGATCTCTGCACTGACTACCAGTACCTAAGATCAAAAAATATTCTTGCTTGTCTACAAAACACTAAATAGTTCAGCTGCAAAAATGACTGCATTAAATTCATGAACTTGCTGGACCTTTTCTAATAAGCCTTCTCTTTATATAAGTGACAGGACTGAAAGTAACAGGATTGAgtttttagcatagaattagcaaatacatgaaatatagCCACATGGCGCACATGAAAATAGCATGAGGACACTGAGCACATACTAGTGATTTGCCATAAATGagtacttttaaaataaacaaataacatctAAGAAATAATGTAGTACAGtgtgaacatgtgacttgtgggGACATACAAATGCtattttttcagtgttctaggtagtttttattaatgttttaaattatatattttaaatttacagTCGGATTAATGTGCAGGAGACACTTTgcgtaataataaaatgtatttttcagttatttttcatacatatttatacatataatgtTCCTGGAACGTAAGTGGCACCCATTACttacttacacttacacttacttagctgtataatatagtgtatagtattcaTGTTATGtagtatatattattaatgttactAGGCTAACACAGTAAATTGGCATAGTGTTTAGAAATTTATAAATACAGGAAACTAAAAACGACTATAGGTTTCAGAAATGGACGAACGATCTTCACTGTAGTTTGTATTTACACAGATACAGACATGTACATAGACATTCATTGCTAAAGAAGAAGAGAGGCCAATTAGAGGACGTTGCATCAGGTTTCAGGAATTTACCTAAAGATCAAGCAAAGCTATAGAGAGTGACTAATGTTGAGTAAATATGACTAAGCACTCAGATGTGATTGATTAAGAATGGACACTCAGATTTAAACGATAACACATGCTTCCACCTTTACACACCCATACCAGTCAAAGACTTTGGACTCATTGGGCAGCCACGAGAGTATCACACTCCTTTTAATTTCTCATCTTTTCCCTTTCTGATATTGAACACCATTGAAGTGTGGGTGAATAGGACAGGTCTAACAGGCTAGGCAGGATGTGTGTAATGTCCAGGATGTGTCGTAGCAAGCTGCCTGAAATTCCTCAcgtgcatatacacacatacacacaggtagTGTACCTTCTCATCTTCTCATTGATAAAGTATGTACAGTGTTATATCTTCAACCACAAAGGTTgtataaggaaagaaagacatgcTTGAGACAACTCACTCATTTAATCCATACTCAGGTTTCCTgatttacagaattttttttcatgaattcCAAAAACCTACATTGTATTCCAAATTTCTATATATAATTGTTCTGCCTCAATATGAGTCAAAGGATTTAATTTTGTGCGTAATTTAGCATTCAGAACTCTGTATAACAATATTCAGTTCCTCTCTGAAGCCCCCATGTTTATAAAACTTTCATAAACTTTATAATGAGGTGTTTTTCATTGACTTGTGCTGATTAAGTTGATGGATGTCAGTGCAGTCTGACTTTGTAAAATCACCTAACGTGTGTAATTAGGCACGGGTTTGGCTGAGTAGAAGTCTGGAGATATGGGTCACGTGTGCTGTTCGTGTGCTGACATAATGTCTGGTTTGTAGCTGATTGTTACACTGATAATCGGGGGAATTCGCATCTTGGATAATAACACTTTCATTCAAATAgtaatattcattttataattataaactGCTAGATGAAGTTACAAATTGTGtcagtatatttatataatattaacattatcttAAATAGGCtatcttattttattacattttttctgGAAAGCAATATGAGAGCACaaaaatgtaggaaaaaatgtctgGCAATGCCTGTGGCTATACTACTTAAACCATGTTCAAAGATTATCTAAAAGTtaacataaatgtttattagagagttttttttatttatattttttaaagatagctTGACAACAAAAAATCCCTATGAGGTGAATACAATATAGGGTTTCATGATAATCACCAGTGTGACTAATTTGTTTCATCTAAATGAGCAGTAAATTCATCCTAGTGACAATCCATTAGACATATTTATTGTAGTGATAAAGATACATATCAACACTTAACAAAACAGGCTACAAAATAGATGCCTTGAAAAGAAGCAAAACACTTTGAAGTATTCAACACCAGTGACATTGCTAATAATCTATGTGTTACAAATGAGGTTACAGTTAACCCCTCCCTTCACCCAAACCCTAACCATTTCCAGTAGCTTTCCTTGTGATAATTTCAGGAAAGTTTCAGTGATAAATTGTCAGGGTAATAGAtgtgttttttaatgtattttctcTTCAAATTAAAGGAGAACTTTTGGACAATTCCTAAAATCACAAAATGTATGCCAAAATGGAAGAAACGTATCTTAGTACCGTGAGGAggatttaatttaaacaaaagcaTCTACAGCTGATTGTTGCTTTTCTGCATACCTGGGGAATTAGATTAGCGTTGGGCAAATATTCTCCTGAAATTACTGAAAGTGTTCATGTGCTTAGGGCAAAGTAATGAGTAATGACAAGCATAATAATTGGAAATTTCAAGTAATTAATAGCTCAAAACAGATGGGTTTCTTCTCAGACCGTCACTCCTGGCTACAGAAACAACCTGATAcatttctctctcatgctcCCATTCTCATGCCCTCAttactctttattctctccatccTTCACATCTGACTTTGACTCAGGCTTGTTCTTGGGTGGTGGACTGTCAAGGAAGAAGTCATTGCAGGCCACGGTGAGTGCGCCCATCAGGATGATGAACTCAGTGAAGTCCACCTCACCATCATTATTGGCGTCCAGGTCACTCATCACTCGCTCCACGGCATCCTTGTCTTGTGCATTCTTTTGAAAGATGAATGGGAAAAAGCATAGTTAGAGATAATTCTGTTCAGTGCTGTTGGGTGTGAATGTGGAGAATAAAGAACTTTGTATACGGGAATGAATGTAGTGTGTGCTTCAACAGATGAAAACAGGGCAGAAGTGGAACAGTATGAACCAAACCATAACACAGACATACCATAACcaaattaccaagtataatgAGTGTAGGGAACATAATATTATGTAACTGGTGGTTTTGAAGAGGATGACATTTAAGTATTAAATAGTTTGATTAGGACTTGATCACTCAATTTGTTGAGTTCCTCTTAGTATGGTTTTAGGcatatttttagtattttaaagGGATGTTTGTGACATTATCCATGTCATAAGTTTAACAGTATGACCGCACTTATCACAGTATACCATCATACTGCTGTATGAGTGGATTCAAAATCATCTTAAATATGTTGAACACCTGGATGAGTGTGAATGTGGGAGCTAGTTACACAAAGCATTAAAGAAAGAATTCTAAGTATGTATCCTTAAATGCAATGAGCATTTTGGCACGTTGTAACATGCCACAGAGTACAACTGTAGATTGTCTGATACTGCTTGAGTAAATTAGTCTTAAATGTGGTAATTATTCATTTCTGACAATAGGTCAGATTTGTTTTCCAAAACTCCTTTCAcatattgttttgttatttggTTTCAACATATTACttcaaatataaacttttttttctaaacatgtTTGGACCTATTGTGTGTGCTATGTGTGTGACATGTGATGTGTGCTTGACTTCTCACCCCTAGATAGTTTCCCAATTCCTCTGTCAGTAGTTCTCTTAACTCCCCTCGGCTAAGCGTGAATTTGTCACCTTCTTTCCCAGAATACTTATGGAAGGTCTTGATGAGCATCTGCATGGCGCTCTCCAGGTTAGTGCTTGGTTCTTTAGACATGCTGCAAGGCATTCGAAAGATCAAAGGTTAAACACATAGTGGTGCAGCCCACGCTTGTCCCAGCCGCATGTGAGGTTACATGActggcatgggcggagctttaGCTCGATAGAAATGGCACAAGCACAAGAAGTGGATAGTGGGGACAGAAACACAATATCCAATTAGTAAAATTAATGTACAAACCACAATCATAGATCATCTACAATGAACCAAGCATCACATCCATAATTCTTCATAGGATTATAAGTTTTCTCATCTaaactgaaagagagaaagagagagtgggggaatTGTGTAGGGGGCGAAACATTCTTACACATCACAATTTGAGCGTGGCATCTTGGTTCTTCTGTCTCCAGGCTTGCCAAGCTACTGGGATTATACAGACACAAACATTcattaaaaagtaaagaaacaagaaaaaggAAATTATAAGAAACACCTGGAAATTACAAGTAGTTTGAGGCGAGAGAATAAGACTAGAGTGTGTTGCACTGTAGACAAACTGCAGAAACAGCCGAATATTCTGACTTGTGTGAATGTCTTTTTGACTTTTCCTACCTTACACTACACTAAAggaaatccaaaacaaaactctaagtatgtggacacattGAAGATAAGTTATTCGTGTAATCTGGCCAAATAACCTGAAGCACTCAATAAAGACtaacacacattaaaatgaaaggaaaccCAATTAATGAAAGTTCTGCTAGAGTGGTTGTAATGATAATGGTTTTATTCAGTGAAAAGGTCAAGCTTCCttttgtgttaatatttaattcagAGTCCCGATTAAAATCCTAATCATAAACAATGATCTATTGTGAAAGATTAGCTGGGGTTAAGTCAAAAGTATGGACTTACAATATATGTTTGCTGTCTGCATCCAAGTATGTAAAGCAATTTCACTAACATGAAGCATAACAAAAATTTACTTAGGACTTTGTGCCTCCAGAACCATCTAATTTcacttattaattaattatagaCTCTAATTAGGAAGCTCAGATGGTGCTGTGGAACTAATACCTACAGGCAGCATGAACTCAAGAACTGGTCTAATGTAATACTGGTTTAGGTGCTATCCTAGAGCATGTCATGAAGTTACCAAGACTATGGAATTATTTTGCAGAGAGATATATGGCACAATTACAGATTG carries:
- the s100s gene encoding S100 calcium binding protein S isoform X1 — translated: MCRHSGKRYGTPQCQPPQSASLALCHRQRRLFSNTQLGKPGDRRTKMPRSNCDVMSKEPSTNLESAMQMLIKTFHKYSGKEGDKFTLSRGELRELLTEELGNYLGNAQDKDAVERVMSDLDANNDGEVDFTEFIILMGALTVACNDFFLDSPPPKNKPESKSDVKDGENKE
- the s100s gene encoding S100 calcium binding protein S isoform X2; this translates as MPRSNCDVMSKEPSTNLESAMQMLIKTFHKYSGKEGDKFTLSRGELRELLTEELGNYLGNAQDKDAVERVMSDLDANNDGEVDFTEFIILMGALTVACNDFFLDSPPPKNKPESKSDVKDGENKE